The following are encoded in a window of Pseudomonas sp. JQ170C genomic DNA:
- a CDS encoding sulfonate ABC transporter substrate-binding protein: MRTVILRRGLVALFAAAVSFGAITQAQAESLRIGYQKYGTLVLLKAKGSLEKRLAAQGVQVQWTEFPGGPQLLEGLNVGSIDFGVTGETPPVFAQAAGADLLYVAYEPPAPHSEAILVPKGSSIQSVKELKGKKVALNKGSNVHYLLVRALEDAGLKYTDIQPVFLPPADARAAFERGSVDAWVIWDPYQAAAEQQLQARTLRDGKGIVDNHQFYLATKPYAQKHPEVINALVEEVRAVGEWSKANPQEVTDQVAPLLGLPADITLTSVKRQGYGAHFLTPDVVSAQQKIADTFHSLKLIPKPLSIKDVIWTPPAKVATAP; the protein is encoded by the coding sequence ATGCGCACTGTCATTTTGCGTCGTGGTCTGGTCGCTCTGTTTGCTGCGGCTGTGTCCTTCGGCGCCATCACTCAAGCTCAAGCTGAAAGCCTGCGTATCGGTTATCAAAAGTACGGCACCCTGGTGCTGCTCAAGGCCAAGGGCTCGCTGGAAAAGCGTCTGGCCGCCCAGGGCGTACAGGTTCAATGGACTGAATTTCCCGGCGGCCCACAGCTGCTGGAAGGCCTGAACGTAGGCTCCATCGACTTCGGCGTTACCGGCGAAACCCCGCCGGTGTTTGCCCAGGCCGCCGGTGCCGACCTGCTGTACGTGGCCTATGAGCCGCCGGCACCGCACAGCGAAGCGATCCTGGTACCCAAGGGTTCGTCCATCCAGTCGGTGAAGGAACTCAAGGGCAAGAAAGTTGCGCTGAACAAGGGCTCCAACGTGCACTACTTGTTGGTGCGCGCCCTTGAAGATGCCGGCCTCAAATACACCGACATCCAGCCGGTATTCCTGCCGCCTGCCGATGCCCGCGCCGCCTTCGAGCGCGGCAGTGTCGATGCCTGGGTCATCTGGGACCCGTACCAGGCCGCTGCCGAACAACAGCTGCAGGCACGCACGCTGCGTGACGGCAAAGGCATCGTCGATAACCATCAGTTCTACCTCGCCACCAAGCCCTACGCCCAGAAGCACCCTGAAGTGATCAATGCCCTGGTCGAGGAAGTGCGTGCCGTGGGCGAGTGGTCCAAGGCCAATCCCCAGGAGGTCACCGACCAGGTTGCGCCGCTGCTTGGCCTGCCTGCCGACATCACCCTCACCTCGGTCAAACGCCAAGGCTATGGCGCTCACTTCCTGACCCCGGATGTGGTCAGCGCCCAACAGAAAATCGCCGACACCTTCCACTCGCTCAAGCTGATTCCCAAGCCATTGAGCATCAAGGATGTGATCTGGACTCCCCCGGCCAAGGTTGCTACCGCGCCTTGA
- the ssuE gene encoding NADPH-dependent FMN reductase, whose amino-acid sequence MLVVSLGGSPSLRSRSGVLLDRSRQWLQEQGVEVVTFQVRDFPAEDLLHARFDSPKVQHFLQLVEQADGLIVATPVYKASFAGALKTLLDLLPERALRHKVVLPIATGGSIAHMLAVDYALKPVLSALKAEETLQGIFADDSQIVYGEGSAAAQLAPALEQRLNESLDLFHSALARRPKPVAPGVLNERLLSARWSI is encoded by the coding sequence ATGCTGGTTGTTTCTCTCGGTGGTAGTCCCAGTCTGCGTTCACGCTCCGGCGTGCTGCTTGATCGCAGCCGCCAGTGGCTGCAAGAGCAGGGCGTGGAAGTGGTGACTTTCCAGGTGCGGGATTTTCCTGCCGAGGACCTGCTGCATGCCCGCTTCGACAGCCCGAAAGTGCAGCACTTTCTGCAGCTGGTCGAACAGGCCGACGGCCTGATCGTCGCCACCCCGGTGTACAAGGCTTCCTTTGCCGGTGCCCTCAAGACATTGCTCGACCTGCTGCCTGAACGCGCCTTGCGCCACAAGGTGGTATTGCCAATCGCCACCGGCGGCAGCATCGCTCATATGCTGGCGGTGGATTACGCCCTCAAGCCCGTCCTGTCGGCACTCAAGGCCGAAGAAACCCTGCAAGGGATCTTCGCCGACGACAGCCAGATCGTTTATGGCGAAGGCAGCGCCGCCGCGCAGTTGGCCCCGGCCCTGGAGCAACGGCTGAACGAATCGCTGGACCTGTTTCACAGTGCCCTGGCACGCCGGCCCAAGCCGGTCGCCCCCGGGGTGTTGAACGAACGCCTGCTCAGTGCTCGCTGGAGCATCTGA
- a CDS encoding peroxiredoxin, which translates to MSLRLGDIAPDFEQESSAGKIRFHEWLGNSWGVLFSHPADFTPVCTTELGFTAKLKDQFAERGVKAIALSVDPVDSHHRWIDDINETQNTVVNFPILADADRKVSDLYDLIHPNASDTLTVRSLFVIDPNKKIRLTITYPASTGRNFNEILRVIDSLQLTDNHKVATPANWQDGDEVVIVPSLKDEDEIKQRFPKGYRAVKPYLRLTPQPNR; encoded by the coding sequence ATGAGCCTCAGACTCGGCGATATCGCCCCCGACTTTGAACAGGAATCCAGCGCCGGCAAGATCCGGTTCCATGAGTGGCTGGGCAACAGCTGGGGCGTGCTGTTTTCGCATCCGGCCGACTTCACCCCGGTATGCACCACCGAACTGGGCTTTACCGCCAAGCTCAAGGACCAGTTCGCCGAGCGCGGCGTCAAGGCGATTGCCCTGTCGGTAGACCCGGTGGACTCCCACCACCGCTGGATCGACGACATCAACGAAACCCAGAATACCGTGGTCAACTTCCCTATCCTGGCCGATGCCGATCGCAAGGTGTCGGACCTCTACGACTTGATCCACCCCAACGCCAGTGACACCCTGACAGTACGTTCCTTGTTCGTGATCGACCCGAACAAGAAGATCCGCCTGACCATTACCTACCCGGCCAGCACCGGCCGCAACTTCAACGAGATCCTGCGGGTGATCGACTCCTTGCAGCTGACCGACAACCACAAGGTCGCCACCCCGGCCAACTGGCAGGACGGTGACGAGGTGGTGATCGTGCCGTCGCTCAAGGATGAAGACGAAATCAAGCAACGCTTTCCGAAGGGCTACCGGGCGGTCAAACCGTACCTGCGTCTGACCCCGCAACCCAACCGCTGA
- a CDS encoding OprD family porin, whose amino-acid sequence MYKSTLAIAVAVGVLAQQAGAAGFVEDSKLSLSSRTMYFNNDNRDGGADNRESGQGFKVDYISGFTEGTVGFGVDAQALWGIHLDGGRGHHPDNSSFFPSDTDGSAESQWARFGANAKARFSKTEAHFGSALAPNLPILVANDGRLLPQTFEGGTIQSKEIDSLTLNAGQLTHAMGRASSNRTGLSVAGATQDSNKFQFAGGDWKVTKDLTLQYYYSNLEDFYKQHFLGLVHVLPIAEDQSFKTDIRYFDSSSDGKNGEAGYAFNNNSGYAKNAGEVDNKTWSAMFTYSLGGHAFLLGHQQIGDDGGFVWLNQGNVVDGNGRNEGAGGSSFYLFTDSMINQFARAGENTTFGQYSYDFARLGVPGLKTSISYLRGDDIRSRTGGSDYSEWERDARVDYVIQEGTLKGLGASLRHGVYRGGGSEASPDQDQTRLIFNYTYSFM is encoded by the coding sequence ATGTACAAGTCGACCTTGGCAATTGCCGTGGCCGTAGGGGTTCTGGCCCAGCAGGCAGGTGCCGCCGGTTTCGTTGAAGACAGCAAGCTGTCGCTCAGCTCCCGCACCATGTACTTCAACAACGACAACCGTGATGGTGGCGCTGACAACCGTGAATCGGGTCAGGGCTTCAAAGTCGACTACATCTCGGGTTTCACCGAGGGTACCGTTGGTTTTGGTGTTGATGCACAAGCACTGTGGGGTATTCACCTGGATGGCGGCCGTGGCCACCACCCGGACAACAGCAGCTTCTTCCCAAGCGACACTGACGGTTCGGCCGAGAGCCAGTGGGCGCGTTTCGGTGCCAACGCCAAAGCGCGTTTCTCCAAGACTGAAGCTCACTTCGGTAGCGCCCTGGCGCCAAACCTGCCGATCCTGGTAGCCAACGACGGTCGTCTGCTGCCGCAAACGTTTGAAGGCGGCACCATCCAGTCCAAGGAAATCGACAGCCTGACCCTCAACGCCGGTCAGCTGACCCACGCCATGGGTCGTGCTTCGAGCAACCGTACCGGCCTGTCGGTTGCCGGTGCTACCCAGGACAGCAACAAGTTCCAGTTCGCCGGTGGCGACTGGAAGGTCACCAAAGACCTGACCCTGCAGTACTACTACTCGAACCTGGAAGACTTCTACAAACAGCACTTCCTGGGCCTGGTACACGTCCTGCCGATTGCTGAAGACCAGTCGTTCAAGACCGACATCCGCTACTTCGACAGCAGCAGCGATGGCAAGAACGGTGAAGCCGGCTACGCCTTCAACAACAACAGTGGCTATGCCAAGAACGCCGGCGAGGTCGACAACAAGACCTGGAGCGCCATGTTCACCTACTCCCTGGGTGGCCATGCCTTCCTGCTGGGTCACCAGCAGATCGGCGATGACGGTGGTTTCGTCTGGCTGAACCAGGGCAACGTGGTTGACGGCAACGGCCGCAACGAAGGCGCCGGTGGTTCGAGCTTCTACCTGTTCACCGATAGCATGATCAACCAGTTTGCCCGTGCCGGTGAGAACACCACCTTCGGTCAGTACTCCTATGACTTCGCCCGCCTGGGTGTTCCTGGTCTGAAGACCTCGATCTCCTACCTGCGTGGTGACGACATCCGTAGCCGCACCGGTGGCAGCGACTACAGCGAGTGGGAACGCGACGCCCGTGTCGACTACGTGATCCAGGAAGGCACCCTCAAGGGCCTGGGCGCCAGCCTGCGTCACGGTGTTTACCGTGGCGGCGGCAGCGAAGCCAGCCCCGATCAGGATCAGACCCGTCTGATCTTCAACTACACTTACAGCTTCATGTAA
- the tauA gene encoding taurine ABC transporter substrate-binding protein — MTLHAPLRLFAALTLAGTSWLAQAADLTVAYQTTVDPAKVAQVNGDYEKASKASIDWRKFDSGADVITAVASGDVQIGYLGSSPLAAAATRKLPVETFLIATQIGAAEALVARDGANINSPQDLIGKKIAVPFVSTGHYSLLAALKQWNIDPAKVQILNLAPPAIIAAWKRGDIDATYVWDPALGVAKETGKVLITSGELAKKGAPTFDAWIVRKDFAAKHPDIVKAFATVTLDAYADYRKDPQAWLANPSNVDKLVKLSGAKAADIPGLLQGNVFPLAADQVAALGAPTTQAITDTATFLKAQGKVDAVLPDYAPYVSAQFIPN, encoded by the coding sequence ATGACCCTGCATGCCCCACTGCGCCTGTTTGCCGCCTTGACCCTGGCGGGCACCAGCTGGTTGGCCCAGGCGGCCGATCTGACCGTGGCCTACCAGACGACCGTTGATCCGGCCAAAGTCGCCCAGGTCAACGGCGACTATGAAAAAGCCAGCAAGGCCAGCATCGACTGGCGCAAATTCGACAGCGGCGCCGATGTGATCACGGCCGTAGCCTCGGGCGACGTGCAGATCGGTTATCTCGGCTCCAGCCCACTGGCGGCCGCCGCAACCCGCAAGCTGCCGGTGGAAACCTTCCTCATCGCTACCCAGATCGGCGCTGCCGAAGCCCTGGTGGCCCGTGACGGCGCCAACATCAACTCGCCACAGGACCTGATCGGCAAGAAGATCGCCGTGCCTTTCGTGTCGACCGGCCATTACAGCCTGCTCGCCGCACTCAAGCAGTGGAACATCGACCCAGCCAAGGTGCAGATCCTCAACCTGGCGCCACCAGCGATCATCGCCGCCTGGAAGCGTGGCGACATTGATGCCACCTACGTATGGGACCCCGCCCTGGGTGTCGCCAAGGAAACCGGCAAGGTGCTGATCACCTCCGGCGAGCTGGCCAAGAAAGGCGCACCGACCTTCGACGCCTGGATCGTGCGCAAGGACTTCGCGGCCAAGCACCCGGACATCGTCAAGGCATTCGCCACCGTGACCCTGGACGCCTACGCCGACTACCGCAAGGACCCGCAAGCCTGGCTGGCCAACCCGAGCAACGTCGACAAGCTGGTCAAGCTGTCCGGCGCCAAGGCCGCCGACATCCCGGGCCTGCTGCAAGGCAACGTGTTCCCGCTGGCCGCCGACCAGGTCGCCGCACTGGGCGCCCCGACCACCCAGGCCATTACCGACACGGCCACCTTCCTCAAGGCACAGGGCAAAGTCGACGCGGTCCTGCCGGACTACGCGCCCTATGTCAGCGCCCAGTTCATCCCCAACTGA
- the tauB gene encoding taurine ABC transporter ATP-binding subunit, with the protein MALLELERISAQYPGAAVPVLTDITLSLGPEQLLVALGPSGSGKTSLLNLIAGFVAPSAGRITLDGVPVQGPGAERGVVFQDDALLPWQDVLANVAFGLELAGVPRAERERKAREMLALVDLSDFGNRRVWQLSGGQKQRVGLARALAADPRVLLMDEPFGALDAFTREQMQELLLQVWRRTAKPVFLITHDIEEAVFLATDLILLAPNPGQIVERLHLDFGQRYAAGESARAIKSDPRFIETREHVLARVFSQRSATVRQEIA; encoded by the coding sequence ATGGCATTGCTTGAGCTGGAGCGCATCAGCGCACAGTACCCCGGCGCAGCCGTGCCGGTGCTGACCGACATCACCCTGAGCCTGGGCCCGGAGCAACTGCTGGTGGCCCTCGGCCCTTCCGGCAGCGGCAAGACCTCGCTGCTCAACCTGATCGCAGGCTTCGTCGCGCCCAGCGCTGGCCGTATCACCCTTGATGGCGTACCGGTGCAAGGTCCTGGTGCCGAGCGCGGCGTGGTCTTCCAGGACGACGCCCTGCTGCCGTGGCAGGACGTGCTGGCGAACGTCGCCTTCGGCCTGGAGCTGGCCGGGGTGCCGCGCGCCGAGCGCGAACGCAAGGCCCGGGAGATGCTGGCCCTGGTCGACCTCAGCGACTTCGGCAACCGGCGGGTCTGGCAGTTGTCCGGTGGGCAGAAGCAACGCGTAGGCCTGGCCCGCGCCCTGGCTGCCGACCCACGGGTTCTGTTGATGGATGAGCCGTTCGGCGCGCTGGACGCCTTTACCCGTGAACAGATGCAGGAGCTGCTGTTGCAGGTCTGGCGACGCACGGCCAAGCCGGTTTTCCTGATTACCCACGACATTGAAGAAGCCGTGTTTCTCGCCACCGACCTGATTCTGCTGGCGCCCAATCCCGGGCAGATCGTCGAACGTCTGCACCTGGATTTCGGCCAGCGTTACGCCGCCGGCGAATCGGCGCGGGCGATCAAGTCCGACCCGCGTTTTATCGAAACCCGCGAGCACGTCCTGGCCCGGGTGTTTTCCCAACGCAGCGCCACCGTGCGCCAGGAGATCGCATGA
- the tauC gene encoding taurine ABC transporter permease TauC — protein MSSLNVVAAKHSAPAHAPTPLRRALSTRLISGLTLATLLLVWWAVTAAEWIEPLFLPSPEAVLAKAWLLLTQGYMESTLWQHLGASLGRIGLALGAAIVTAIPIGIAIGHNRIARGILDPLIEFYRPIPPLAYLPLIVIWCGIGELSKVLLIYLAIFAPIAIATATGVRTVDPSKLRAAQSLGASRAQLIRHVILPSALPDILTGVRIGLGVGWSTLVAAELIAATSGLGFMVQSAAQFLVTDVVVLGILVIALIAFALEMSLRALQRKLVPWHGQSH, from the coding sequence ATGAGCAGCCTGAATGTGGTCGCAGCCAAACACAGCGCGCCAGCGCACGCGCCCACGCCGCTACGTCGCGCCTTGAGCACGCGCTTGATCAGCGGCCTGACCCTGGCCACCCTGCTGCTGGTGTGGTGGGCGGTGACCGCCGCCGAATGGATCGAGCCGCTGTTCCTGCCCTCTCCCGAAGCGGTACTGGCCAAGGCCTGGTTGCTGCTGACCCAGGGCTACATGGAGTCCACGCTCTGGCAGCACCTGGGCGCGAGCCTGGGGCGCATCGGCCTGGCCCTGGGCGCAGCAATCGTCACCGCCATTCCGATTGGCATCGCCATCGGCCACAACCGGATTGCCCGCGGCATCCTCGACCCGCTGATCGAGTTCTACCGCCCGATCCCACCCCTGGCCTACCTGCCCTTGATCGTGATCTGGTGCGGGATCGGCGAGCTGTCGAAGGTGCTGCTCATCTACCTCGCCATCTTTGCCCCCATCGCCATTGCCACCGCTACCGGTGTGCGCACCGTCGACCCGAGCAAGCTGCGGGCGGCGCAGTCGTTGGGCGCCTCGCGGGCCCAACTGATTCGCCATGTGATCCTGCCCAGCGCCCTGCCCGACATCCTCACCGGTGTGCGCATTGGCCTGGGCGTGGGCTGGTCGACCCTGGTTGCGGCCGAGCTGATCGCCGCCACCAGCGGCCTGGGCTTCATGGTCCAGTCGGCCGCGCAGTTCCTGGTGACCGATGTGGTGGTGCTGGGCATCCTGGTGATCGCGCTGATCGCCTTCGCCCTGGAAATGAGCCTGCGTGCCCTGCAACGCAAACTGGTGCCCTGGCATGGCCAGAGTCATTGA
- the tauD gene encoding taurine dioxygenase: MSLTITPLSPALGAQISGIDLSRPISHEQRDAIEHALLTHQVLFFRDQSINPRQQAEFAARFGDLHIHPIYPNVPETPQVLVLDTAVTDVRDNAVWHTDVTFLPTPALGAVLSAKQLPAYGGDTLWASGIAAFEALSAPLQQLLDGLTATHDFTKSFPLERFGNTPEDLARWEATRRSNPPLSHPVIRTHPVSGRKSLFVNEGFTTRINELSESESEAILKLLFAHATRPEFTIRWRWQENDVAFWDNRVTQHYAVDDYRPQRRVMHRATILGDAPF, encoded by the coding sequence ATGAGCCTGACCATTACCCCGCTCAGCCCTGCCCTCGGCGCCCAGATCAGTGGTATCGACCTGAGCCGTCCGATCAGCCACGAACAACGAGACGCCATTGAACATGCCCTGCTCACGCATCAGGTGCTGTTCTTTCGTGACCAGTCGATCAACCCACGCCAGCAGGCTGAATTTGCCGCCCGCTTTGGCGACCTGCACATTCATCCGATCTACCCCAACGTTCCGGAAACCCCGCAGGTACTGGTGCTCGATACGGCGGTGACCGATGTGCGCGACAACGCCGTGTGGCACACCGACGTGACCTTCCTGCCAACCCCGGCGCTGGGTGCGGTGCTCAGCGCCAAGCAACTGCCGGCCTACGGTGGCGACACCTTGTGGGCCAGTGGCATCGCGGCGTTCGAGGCCTTGTCGGCACCGCTGCAGCAATTGCTCGATGGTTTGACGGCCACGCATGACTTCACCAAGTCCTTCCCGCTTGAGCGCTTCGGCAACACCCCTGAAGACCTTGCGCGCTGGGAAGCGACGCGGCGCAGCAACCCACCGCTGTCGCACCCGGTGATTCGCACGCACCCGGTCAGCGGGCGCAAGTCGCTGTTCGTCAATGAAGGCTTCACCACGCGGATCAATGAACTGAGCGAGTCGGAAAGCGAGGCGATTCTCAAGCTGCTGTTCGCCCATGCCACCCGCCCGGAGTTCACCATCCGCTGGCGCTGGCAGGAAAACGACGTGGCATTCTGGGATAACCGCGTGACGCAGCATTACGCGGTGGATGACTATCGGCCGCAGCGGCGGGTGATGCACCGGGCGACGATTCTGGGGGATGCGCCGTTCTGA
- the betT gene encoding choline transporter BetT: MNPPVFYFAASFILLFALAVISNPQAAGEWLLAAQNWAANTVGWYYMLAMTLYLVFVVVTALSGYGKIKLGADHDEPEFSYLSWAGMLFAAGISITLFFFCVSEPLTHMLQPPQGEAGTAEAGRQAMQLLFLHWGLHGWGVFAFVGMALAYFAYRHNLPLALRSALYPLIGKRINGPIGYAVDGFGIIATVFGLGADMGFGVLHLNSGLDYLFGVPHTQWVQVALITLMMGAAVAVAVAGVEKGVRVMSDINMVLACALLLFVLFAGPTQHLFNTLIQNLGDYLGALPRKSFDVYAYNEASDWLGGWTVFYWAWWIAWAPFVGLFIARISRGRTIREFVFGVLLIPLGFTLAWMSIFGNSAMSQVLDHGMTALGQSALENPSMTLYLLLETYPWSKVVIGVTVFISFVFFVTSADSGTVVLSTLSARGGNADEDGPNWLRVFWGVMTALVTSGLLFAGSIDSLKSAVVLTSLPFSVILLAMMWGLHKAFYLESQRQIAQMHSLAPFANSRRGRGGWRQRLSQAVHFPSRDEVYRFMDDVVRPAIAEVTEVFVEKGLNVITQEDPSHDNVSLKIGHGEEQPFIYQVQMRGYFTPSFALGGLGTQELKNRRYYRAEVHLSEGSQDYDLVGYSKEQIINDILDQYERHMQFLHLVR, from the coding sequence ATGAATCCGCCGGTGTTCTATTTCGCGGCGAGCTTTATCCTCCTGTTCGCACTGGCTGTCATCAGCAACCCGCAAGCAGCGGGCGAGTGGTTGCTGGCGGCGCAGAACTGGGCGGCCAACACGGTCGGCTGGTACTACATGCTGGCGATGACGCTGTACCTGGTCTTCGTGGTGGTCACCGCCTTGTCTGGCTACGGCAAGATCAAGCTCGGTGCCGACCACGACGAGCCCGAGTTCAGCTACCTGTCCTGGGCCGGCATGCTGTTTGCCGCCGGCATCAGTATCACGCTGTTCTTCTTTTGCGTCTCCGAACCCCTGACCCATATGCTCCAGCCGCCCCAGGGCGAGGCTGGCACTGCCGAGGCCGGGCGCCAGGCAATGCAGCTGCTGTTCTTGCACTGGGGCCTGCATGGCTGGGGCGTTTTCGCCTTCGTCGGCATGGCCCTGGCCTACTTCGCCTACCGTCACAACCTGCCGTTGGCCCTGCGCTCGGCGCTCTACCCGCTGATCGGCAAGCGCATCAACGGGCCGATCGGTTATGCGGTGGATGGCTTTGGCATCATCGCCACGGTGTTCGGCCTGGGCGCCGACATGGGCTTTGGTGTACTGCACCTGAACTCGGGCCTGGATTACCTCTTTGGCGTCCCGCATACCCAATGGGTACAAGTGGCGCTGATCACGCTGATGATGGGCGCGGCGGTGGCGGTTGCCGTGGCCGGGGTCGAGAAGGGCGTGCGGGTGATGTCCGACATCAACATGGTCCTGGCCTGCGCGCTGTTGCTGTTCGTGCTGTTTGCCGGGCCCACCCAGCACCTGTTCAACACCCTGATCCAGAACCTGGGTGACTACCTGGGAGCCTTGCCGCGCAAGAGCTTTGATGTGTACGCCTACAACGAAGCCAGTGACTGGCTGGGCGGCTGGACCGTGTTCTACTGGGCCTGGTGGATTGCCTGGGCGCCCTTTGTCGGCCTGTTCATCGCGCGGATTTCCCGTGGCCGGACCATCCGCGAGTTCGTCTTCGGCGTGCTGTTGATTCCGTTGGGCTTCACCCTGGCGTGGATGTCGATCTTCGGCAACAGCGCCATGTCCCAGGTGCTCGATCACGGCATGACGGCGCTGGGCCAATCGGCGCTCGAAAACCCGTCGATGACCCTTTACCTGCTGCTGGAAACCTACCCCTGGAGCAAGGTGGTCATCGGCGTCACGGTGTTCATCAGCTTCGTGTTCTTCGTGACCTCGGCCGACTCCGGCACGGTGGTGCTGTCGACCCTGTCTGCCCGCGGTGGCAACGCCGATGAAGACGGGCCCAACTGGCTGCGGGTGTTCTGGGGTGTGATGACCGCGCTGGTGACCAGTGGCCTGTTGTTCGCCGGCAGTATCGACTCGTTGAAGTCGGCCGTGGTGCTGACCTCGCTGCCGTTCTCGGTGATTCTGCTGGCGATGATGTGGGGCCTGCACAAGGCGTTCTACCTGGAGTCGCAGCGTCAGATTGCGCAGATGCATTCGCTGGCACCCTTTGCCAACTCGCGCCGCGGACGTGGCGGCTGGCGCCAGCGTTTGAGCCAGGCCGTGCATTTCCCGTCACGCGATGAGGTGTACCGCTTCATGGACGACGTGGTGCGCCCGGCGATTGCCGAGGTGACCGAGGTGTTTGTCGAGAAGGGCCTTAACGTCATCACCCAGGAAGACCCGAGCCACGACAACGTCAGCCTGAAGATCGGCCATGGTGAAGAGCAGCCGTTCATCTACCAGGTGCAGATGCGCGGGTACTTCACCCCGTCATTCGCCTTGGGCGGGTTGGGCACCCAGGAGTTGAAGAACCGTCGTTACTATCGCGCGGAAGTGCACCTGAGCGAAGGCAGTCAGGACTATGACCTGGTCGGCTACAGCAAGGAGCAGATCATCAACGACATCCTCGACCAGTACGAGCGGCACATGCAGTTTTTGCATTTGGTTCGTTGA
- the epsC gene encoding serine O-acetyltransferase EpsC — MSENAQTGHWQLQGIVAGLRTARDKWRSSNGRSSGEQGGRELPSREAMRHILEQLCGALFPMRLGPVDLREESEDFYVGHTLDSALTALLAQARLELRYVARHGKCNMADVDAKALSVIQGFAAALPGLRSILDTDVLAAFHGDPAARSVDEVLLCYPGILAVIHHRLAHHLYRAGLPLLARISSELAHSATGIDIHPGAQIGQSFFIDHGTGVVIGETAIIGERVRIYQAVTLGAKRFPADEDGQLQKGHPRHPIVEDDVVIYAGATILGRITIGKGSTIGGNVWLTRSVAAGSNLTQANLQHDDGTQK, encoded by the coding sequence GTGAGCGAAAACGCGCAAACAGGGCATTGGCAATTGCAGGGCATCGTCGCCGGCTTGCGTACCGCCCGGGACAAATGGCGCAGCAGCAATGGTCGAAGCAGTGGCGAGCAAGGTGGCCGTGAGCTGCCTTCGCGTGAAGCCATGCGCCACATCCTCGAGCAACTGTGCGGGGCGCTGTTTCCGATGCGCCTGGGGCCGGTGGACTTGCGCGAGGAAAGTGAAGATTTCTATGTCGGGCACACCCTCGATTCGGCCCTGACCGCCTTGCTCGCCCAGGCGCGCCTGGAGCTTCGCTATGTGGCCCGTCACGGCAAGTGCAACATGGCGGATGTCGACGCCAAGGCCCTGAGCGTCATCCAGGGCTTTGCTGCGGCATTGCCGGGCCTGCGCAGCATCCTCGACACCGATGTGCTGGCAGCCTTCCACGGCGACCCGGCGGCGCGCAGTGTCGATGAAGTGTTGCTGTGCTACCCGGGAATCCTTGCGGTCATCCATCACCGCCTGGCCCACCACCTGTACCGCGCAGGCCTGCCGTTGCTGGCGCGGATCAGTTCGGAACTGGCGCATTCGGCCACCGGTATCGACATCCACCCGGGTGCGCAGATCGGCCAGAGCTTCTTCATCGACCACGGTACCGGTGTAGTGATCGGCGAGACGGCGATCATCGGTGAGCGGGTGCGTATCTACCAGGCCGTTACCCTGGGCGCCAAGCGCTTCCCGGCAGACGAAGATGGCCAGCTACAGAAGGGCCATCCGCGCCACCCGATCGTCGAGGACGACGTGGTGATTTATGCCGGCGCCACTATTCTGGGACGTATCACCATTGGCAAGGGTTCGACCATCGGCGGCAACGTCTGGCTGACCCGCAGCGTGGCGGCTGGCAGCAACCTGACCCAGGCCAATCTGCAGCACGATGACGGGACCCAGAAGTAG